Genomic DNA from Streptomyces sp. AM 2-1-1:
GCGGGACACCGGGCCGATCATCCCGCCCTCGCGGGGGATGCGGGCCCCGCCGATGGAGACGCGCTCGTTCATGAGCGTGGTCCGGGCGACCTTCCAGCCCTCTCCGACGGGTCCCAGCCGCCTGCTGTCGGGGATGCGTACACCGGTGAGGAAGACCTCGTTGAACTCCGCCTCGCCGGTGATCTGGCGCAGGGGGCGCACATCGACACCCGGGTCGGTCATGTCGCAGACGAAGTAGCTGATGCCGCGGTGCTTGGGCAGGTCGGGGTCGGTGCGGGCGATGAGGATGGCCCAGCGGGCGAGATGGGCGCTGGACGTCCAGACCTTCTGCCCGTCGACGATCCAGGTGTCGCCGTCGCGGACCGCCCGGGTGGAGAGCGCGGCCAGGTCTGAACCGGCGCCGGGCTCGCTGAAGAGCTGGCACCAGACCTCCTCGCCGATCCACAGCGGGCGCAGGAAGCGCCGCTTCTGCTCGTCCGTACCGAAGCCGAGGATCGTGGGGGCGGCCATGCCGAGGCCGATGCCGATGCGGCGGGGGTCGTTGTCGGGGGCGCCCGCGGCGGCGAGTTCGGCGTCGACGACCGGCTGGAGGGAGTGGGGGGCGTCGAGGCCGCCCAGACCGGCCGGGTAGTGGACCCAGGCGAGCCCCGCGTCGAAGCGGGCGCCCAGGAACTCCTCGCGGCCGGTCGTGGCGGGGGGATGGGCGGCGAGCAGTTCGCGGGTGCGGCGCAGGAGGTCGGCGGCGTCGGCGTGGGTGGTCATCGGGTGCTCCCGGTCGGCAGGACGACGACGCGGCCGGTGGTCGTGCCGTCCGCGACCCGCTGGACGGCGTCCGCCGCCGCGGACATCGGGACCCGCTCACTGACCAGCGGCTTCACGAGCCCCTGTGCGGCCAGCTCGGTCAGCTCGTCGTGGCAGGCGCGGACGGCGGCGGGGTCCTTGGTGTTGTAGAGGCCCCAGTGGAGTCCGAGGACGGAGTAGTTCTTGACGAGGACGTGGTTGAGTGCCGGTGCGGGGACGGTGCCGCCCGCGAAGCCGACGACGACGATCCGGCCCTCGAAGGCGATGCACTTGACGGACTTGGCGTAGGCGTCGCCG
This window encodes:
- a CDS encoding acyl-CoA dehydrogenase family protein — translated: MTTHADAADLLRRTRELLAAHPPATTGREEFLGARFDAGLAWVHYPAGLGGLDAPHSLQPVVDAELAAAGAPDNDPRRIGIGLGMAAPTILGFGTDEQKRRFLRPLWIGEEVWCQLFSEPGAGSDLAALSTRAVRDGDTWIVDGQKVWTSSAHLARWAILIARTDPDLPKHRGISYFVCDMTDPGVDVRPLRQITGEAEFNEVFLTGVRIPDSRRLGPVGEGWKVARTTLMNERVSIGGARIPREGGMIGPVSRTWRERPDLRTPDLHQRLITLWVEAEVARLTGERLRQQLVAGRPGPEGSGMKLAFARLNQQISGLEVELLADEGLLYSDWTMRRPELVDFTGRDAGYRYLRSKGNSIEGGTSEVLLNIVAERVLGLPAEPRTDKDVAWKDLSR